The Pseudomonas fluorescens genome segment TGCGTGATCCAGCCCCTTCTGACACATCCAAGAAGCGCGTCATTGTCGGCATGTCCGGCGGCGTGGACTCTTCCGTTTCCGCTCTCCTGCTGATCGAGCAGGGCTATGAAGTGGAAGGCCTGTTCATGAAGAACTGGGAAGAAGACGACGGAACGGAATACTGCACCGCCATGGACGACCTGGCGGATGCCCAGGCCGTGTGCGACAAGATCGGTATCAAGCTGCACACCGCCAACTTCGCCGCCGAGTACTGGGACAACGTGTTCGAGCACTTCCTGGCCGAGTACAAGGCCGGCCGCACGCCGAACCCGGACATCCTGTGCAACCGCGAGATCAAGTTCAAGGCGTTCCTCGACTACGCCATGATGCTCGGCGCCGACCTGATCGCCACCGGTCACTACGTGCGCCGCCGCGACATTGATGGCCGCACCGAACTGCTCAAGGGCCTGGATCCGAACAAGGATCAGAGCTACTTCCTGCACGCTGTCGGCGGCGAACAGATCGCCAAGACCCTGTTCCCGGTCGGCGAGCTGGAAAAACCGGAAGTCCGTGCAATCGCCGAGAAATACGAGCTGGCGACTGCCAAGAAGAAGGATTCCACCGGGATCTGCTTCATCGGCGAGCGCCGTTTCAGCGATTTCCTCAAGCAATACCTGCCGGCGCAACCGGGCGAGATCAAGACCACCGAAGGCGAAGTCATCGGCCGTCACCACGGCCTGATGTACCACACCATCGGTCAGCGCCAGGGCCTGGGCATCGGCGGCCTGAAAGACGCCGGTGATGAGCCGTGGTACGTGCTGCGCAAGGATCTGGACACCAACGAGCTGATCGTCGGCCAGGGCAACAACCATCCATGGCTGTTCTCCAGCGCCCTGCTCGCTTCGGAAATCTACTGGGTCAACCCGATCGATTTGAGCCAGCCGCTGCGCCTGACCGCCAAGGTTCGTTATCGCCAGAGCGATCAGACCTGCACGCTGGAAAAAACCGAGACCGGCTATCGCGCCGTGTTCGACGAACCGCAACGCGCGGTCACGCCGGGTCAGTCGGTGGTGTTCTATGACGGTGAAATCTGCCTCGGCGGCGGCGTGATCGAAGTCGCCGAGCCGTGGAGCGGCCAGGCATGAGCCCGACTCAGGAGCAACTGACGGCTCTGGGTGGCGTGTTTCTTGCCGCCGTACTGGTCGACCGGATCGCCAAGACCGGCCAGACCAACGA includes the following:
- the mnmA gene encoding tRNA 2-thiouridine(34) synthase MnmA, with product MRDPAPSDTSKKRVIVGMSGGVDSSVSALLLIEQGYEVEGLFMKNWEEDDGTEYCTAMDDLADAQAVCDKIGIKLHTANFAAEYWDNVFEHFLAEYKAGRTPNPDILCNREIKFKAFLDYAMMLGADLIATGHYVRRRDIDGRTELLKGLDPNKDQSYFLHAVGGEQIAKTLFPVGELEKPEVRAIAEKYELATAKKKDSTGICFIGERRFSDFLKQYLPAQPGEIKTTEGEVIGRHHGLMYHTIGQRQGLGIGGLKDAGDEPWYVLRKDLDTNELIVGQGNNHPWLFSSALLASEIYWVNPIDLSQPLRLTAKVRYRQSDQTCTLEKTETGYRAVFDEPQRAVTPGQSVVFYDGEICLGGGVIEVAEPWSGQA